The Streptomyces sp. NBC_00440 genome contains a region encoding:
- a CDS encoding Zn-dependent alcohol dehydrogenase, with product MVRAAVLSAVGSPLEITGIELPGPGPGQVRVRLAAAGVCHSDLSLANGTMRVPVPAVLGHEGAGTVVSVGEGVTHVAPGDGVVLNWAPSCGTCHACSLGEVWLCADALSGAGRVHARTADGTELHPGLNVAAFAEETVVAANCVLPVPDGIPLTDAALLGCAVLTGYGAVHHSARVRAGETVAVFGAGGVGLATLQSARIAGASAIIAVDVSPAKEELARAAGATEFVVASGTTAKDIRRLTGGHGVDAAVECVGRAVTIRTAWESTRRGGRTTVVGIGGKDQQVTFNALELFHWGRTLSGCVYGNSDPAQDLPVLAGHIRAGRLDVGAMVTERIGLEGIPGAFENMLAGKGGRALVVFE from the coding sequence ATGGTCCGCGCAGCTGTCCTGTCCGCCGTCGGTTCCCCCCTGGAGATCACCGGCATCGAACTGCCCGGACCCGGCCCCGGCCAGGTCCGGGTCCGTCTCGCCGCAGCCGGGGTCTGCCACTCCGACCTCTCGCTGGCGAACGGCACCATGCGGGTGCCGGTTCCCGCGGTCCTCGGCCACGAGGGCGCGGGCACCGTCGTCTCGGTGGGCGAGGGCGTCACCCATGTCGCCCCGGGTGACGGCGTCGTCCTCAACTGGGCCCCGTCCTGCGGGACATGCCATGCCTGCTCGCTCGGGGAGGTGTGGCTCTGCGCCGACGCGTTGTCCGGGGCCGGCCGCGTCCATGCCCGTACCGCCGACGGCACCGAGCTGCATCCCGGCCTGAACGTCGCGGCGTTCGCCGAGGAGACGGTCGTCGCCGCGAACTGCGTCCTGCCGGTGCCCGACGGCATCCCGCTCACCGACGCGGCGCTGCTGGGCTGTGCTGTCCTCACCGGGTACGGCGCGGTGCACCACTCGGCGCGGGTCCGCGCGGGCGAGACGGTGGCGGTGTTCGGGGCGGGTGGTGTCGGCCTCGCGACACTGCAGTCCGCGCGGATCGCGGGTGCGTCGGCGATCATCGCGGTGGACGTCTCCCCGGCGAAGGAGGAGCTGGCGCGGGCCGCCGGTGCCACCGAGTTCGTGGTGGCGTCCGGGACCACGGCCAAGGACATCCGCCGGCTGACGGGCGGCCACGGCGTGGACGCCGCGGTCGAGTGCGTGGGCCGCGCGGTGACGATCCGTACGGCCTGGGAGTCGACCCGGCGCGGCGGCCGCACCACGGTGGTCGGCATCGGCGGCAAGGACCAGCAGGTCACCTTCAACGCCCTGGAGCTCTTCCACTGGGGCCGCACGCTCTCCGGCTGCGTCTACGGCAACTCCGACCCGGCGCAGGACCTGCCGGTGCTCGCCGGGCACATCAGGGCGGGGCGGCTCGACGTCGGCGCGATGGTGACGGAGCGGATCGGCCTTGAGGGGATCCCCGGGGCGTTCGAGAACATGCTGGCGGGCAAGGGCGGACGGGCGCTGGTGGTCTTCGAATAG
- a CDS encoding YiaA/YiaB family inner membrane protein, with protein MSDTPVRQQNTAAYYGQAVASFAVALAAMALGILNLDVNVWVRAFLGLGLLYLTTSAFTLAKVIRDRQEAGQIVTRVDQARLEKLLAEHDPFQKL; from the coding sequence ATGAGTGACACACCGGTCAGACAGCAGAACACCGCCGCCTACTACGGCCAGGCCGTCGCCTCCTTCGCCGTCGCACTGGCGGCCATGGCGCTGGGCATCCTCAACCTGGACGTCAACGTCTGGGTGCGGGCCTTCCTCGGGCTCGGGCTCCTCTACCTCACGACATCCGCCTTCACCCTCGCCAAGGTCATCAGGGACCGGCAGGAGGCCGGCCAGATCGTGACCCGGGTCGACCAGGCCCGGCTGGAGAAACTGCTCGCCGAGCACGACCCGTTCCAGAAGCTCTGA
- a CDS encoding acyl-CoA dehydrogenase family protein, protein MNLELSEEQSAVRRLAEDFVAREITPHVVEWDRAESVDRSVVRKLGALGFLGLTVPEEYGGSGGDHLSYCLVTEELGRGDSSVRGIVSVSLGLVAKTVAHWGDEEQKQRWLPGLTSGEYIGCFGLTEPGTGSDAGNLTTKAVRDGATGDYVVNGSKMFITNGTWADVVLLFARSTDAPGHRGISAFLVPTDTPGLTRRTVHGKLGLRGQATAELVFEDVRVPASAMLAPEGKGFSVAMSALAKGRMSVAAGCVGIAQAALDCAVKYATEREQFGRTIAHHQLIQELITDISVDVDAARLLTWRVADLIDRGQPFATESSKAKLFASEAAVRAANNALQVFGGYGYIDEYPAGKLLRDARVMTLYEGTSQIQKLVIGRALTGVSAF, encoded by the coding sequence ATGAATCTGGAGCTCAGTGAGGAGCAGTCCGCGGTACGGCGGCTCGCCGAGGACTTCGTCGCCCGGGAGATCACACCGCACGTCGTCGAGTGGGACCGGGCGGAGAGCGTCGACCGCTCCGTGGTGCGCAAGCTCGGCGCGCTGGGCTTCCTCGGACTGACCGTGCCCGAGGAGTACGGCGGCTCCGGCGGTGACCACCTCTCGTACTGCCTGGTCACCGAGGAGCTGGGCCGCGGGGACTCGTCGGTGCGCGGCATCGTCTCGGTCTCGCTCGGCCTGGTGGCCAAGACCGTCGCGCACTGGGGCGACGAGGAGCAGAAGCAGCGCTGGCTGCCCGGCCTCACCTCCGGCGAGTACATCGGCTGTTTCGGCCTCACGGAGCCCGGCACCGGATCCGACGCGGGCAACCTCACGACGAAGGCCGTCCGGGACGGCGCCACCGGTGACTACGTCGTCAACGGCTCCAAGATGTTCATCACCAACGGCACCTGGGCCGATGTGGTGCTCCTCTTCGCCCGCTCCACCGATGCCCCGGGTCACCGGGGGATCTCGGCGTTCCTGGTCCCCACCGACACCCCGGGACTCACCCGCCGTACCGTCCACGGCAAGCTCGGGCTGCGCGGCCAGGCGACGGCCGAGCTGGTCTTCGAGGACGTACGGGTCCCGGCTTCGGCGATGCTGGCGCCCGAGGGCAAGGGGTTCTCGGTCGCCATGTCGGCGCTGGCCAAGGGGCGGATGTCGGTCGCCGCGGGCTGTGTGGGCATCGCGCAGGCGGCGCTCGACTGCGCCGTGAAGTACGCGACCGAGCGCGAGCAGTTCGGCAGAACGATCGCCCACCACCAGCTCATCCAGGAACTGATCACCGACATCTCGGTGGACGTGGACGCGGCCCGGCTGCTCACCTGGCGGGTCGCCGATCTGATCGACCGCGGCCAGCCCTTCGCCACCGAGTCGTCCAAGGCGAAGCTCTTCGCGTCGGAGGCCGCCGTACGGGCCGCGAACAACGCACTCCAGGTCTTCGGCGGTTACGGATACATCGACGAGTACCCGGCGGGGAAGCTGCTGCGCGACGCCCGCGTGATGACGCTGTACGAGGGCACCAGCCAGATCCAGAAGCTGGTCATCGGCCGCGCGCTCACCGGGGTTTCCGCCTTCTGA
- the soxR gene encoding redox-sensitive transcriptional activator SoxR, producing the protein MPHIPEKIHELTVGQLSARSGAAVSALHFYESKGLISSRRTSGNQRRYTRDALRRVAFVRAAQRVGIPLATIRGALAELPDERTPNREDWARLSAAWRSELDGRIAQLARLRDHLTDCIGCGCLSLENCVLSNPDDMFGDRMTGSRLLPGPPGPAPESGTG; encoded by the coding sequence GTGCCGCACATTCCAGAGAAGATCCATGAGCTCACGGTCGGCCAGCTCTCCGCACGGAGCGGGGCCGCCGTCTCCGCCCTGCACTTCTACGAGAGCAAGGGGCTGATCAGCAGCCGCAGGACGAGCGGGAATCAGCGCCGCTACACCCGGGACGCGCTGCGCCGCGTCGCCTTCGTCCGCGCGGCGCAGCGGGTCGGCATCCCGCTCGCCACGATCAGGGGCGCGCTCGCCGAACTGCCCGACGAGCGCACGCCCAACCGCGAGGACTGGGCGCGCCTCTCCGCCGCCTGGCGCTCCGAGCTGGACGGGCGCATCGCCCAGCTCGCCCGCCTGCGCGACCATCTCACCGACTGCATCGGCTGCGGCTGCCTGTCGCTGGAGAACTGCGTCCTGTCCAACCCGGACGACATGTTCGGCGACCGCATGACCGGTTCGAGGCTGCTCCCCGGTCCTCCCGGTCCGGCTCCGGAGAGCGGGACCGGCTGA
- a CDS encoding MaoC family dehydratase, whose protein sequence is MAEPRIFTSADELRAGIGEQLGPSDWLEIDQKRIDLFADATGDHQWIHVDPEKAAAGPFGTTIAHGYLTLSLLPTLVPQVMRVEGMKMGINYGTNKVRFPATVPVGSRLRATAVLTDVSEAGGGVQVTAAVTVEREGGDKPVCVAESVSRYYF, encoded by the coding sequence ATGGCAGAGCCGAGGATCTTCACATCCGCCGATGAGCTGCGCGCCGGGATCGGTGAGCAGCTGGGGCCGAGCGACTGGCTGGAGATCGACCAGAAGCGGATCGACCTCTTCGCGGACGCCACGGGTGACCACCAGTGGATCCATGTCGACCCGGAGAAGGCCGCGGCGGGCCCGTTCGGCACGACCATCGCTCACGGCTATCTGACCCTGTCGCTGCTGCCCACGCTGGTCCCGCAGGTCATGCGGGTCGAGGGGATGAAGATGGGCATCAACTACGGCACCAACAAGGTGCGTTTCCCCGCCACGGTGCCGGTCGGCTCCCGGCTGCGGGCCACGGCGGTCCTCACGGACGTGTCCGAGGCGGGCGGGGGCGTCCAGGTGACGGCCGCCGTCACGGTGGAGCGCGAGGGCGGCGACAAGCCGGTGTGCGTGGCGGAGTCGGTCTCCCGCTACTACTTCTGA
- a CDS encoding TetR/AcrR family transcriptional regulator yields MSTAEETAGGEEPWAEVGPEAARRLLVAAVEAFAERGYHATTTRDIAGRAGMSPAALYIHYKTKEELLHRISRIGHEKALEILETAADGPGTPADRLAAAVRAFVRWHAGHHMTARVVQYELDALAAEHRTEIVELRKRSDAAVRRIINDGVLAGEFDVPYVAGTALAVLSLCIDVSRWFNVEGRSTPDEVGVFYADLVLRMVSARK; encoded by the coding sequence ATGAGCACGGCGGAGGAGACGGCGGGCGGCGAGGAGCCGTGGGCGGAGGTCGGCCCCGAGGCAGCCAGGCGGCTGCTCGTCGCCGCGGTCGAGGCCTTCGCCGAACGCGGCTACCACGCGACGACGACCCGCGACATCGCGGGCCGCGCCGGAATGAGCCCGGCCGCGCTCTACATCCACTACAAGACCAAGGAAGAGCTGCTCCACCGGATCAGCCGGATCGGCCACGAGAAGGCCCTGGAGATCCTGGAGACGGCGGCCGACGGCCCGGGCACACCCGCCGACAGGCTCGCGGCGGCCGTCCGCGCCTTCGTCCGCTGGCACGCCGGGCACCACATGACGGCCCGTGTCGTCCAGTACGAACTCGACGCGCTCGCCGCCGAACACCGCACCGAGATCGTCGAACTCCGCAAGCGCAGCGACGCCGCCGTGCGCCGCATCATCAACGACGGTGTGCTGGCAGGGGAGTTCGACGTCCCGTACGTCGCCGGGACAGCGCTGGCCGTGCTGTCGCTCTGCATCGACGTGTCGCGCTGGTTCAACGTGGAGGGGCGGAGCACGCCCGACGAGGTCGGCGTGTTCTACGCCGACCTCGTCCTGCGGATGGTCTCCGCCCGCAAGTAG
- a CDS encoding TetR/AcrR family transcriptional regulator: MARPRKPLLSRERIVTTASALVDSEGLAAVSTRRLAAELGVSGPSLYNHFRTKDEILEAVADAVSAQVDLSMFDETDGRDWRTALHDWAVSYRAALSDHPNIVPVLAHGPGRRPAGLRVADAVFGAMVRAGWPPAQATYIGALMRYFITGSALGSFARGFVDDETAYDPADYPHLGQAHLLADRRQKVDNGAFETGLRALVDGLALQFADGRPPADGG, translated from the coding sequence ATGGCCCGCCCACGCAAGCCCCTCCTCAGCAGGGAGCGCATCGTCACCACCGCGAGCGCGCTCGTGGACTCCGAGGGGCTCGCCGCTGTCTCCACCCGCCGGCTCGCCGCCGAACTGGGGGTCAGCGGGCCCTCGCTGTACAACCACTTCCGTACCAAGGACGAGATCCTCGAAGCGGTCGCCGACGCCGTCTCGGCGCAGGTCGACCTGTCGATGTTCGACGAGACGGATGGCCGGGACTGGCGCACCGCGCTGCACGACTGGGCCGTCTCCTACCGGGCGGCCCTCAGCGACCACCCCAACATCGTCCCGGTGCTGGCCCACGGTCCCGGAAGGCGCCCGGCGGGGCTGCGGGTGGCCGACGCGGTCTTCGGCGCGATGGTCCGCGCGGGATGGCCGCCCGCCCAGGCGACGTACATCGGGGCGCTGATGCGGTACTTCATCACCGGCTCGGCGCTCGGCTCGTTCGCGCGCGGCTTCGTCGACGACGAGACGGCCTACGACCCCGCCGACTATCCGCACCTCGGACAGGCGCATCTGCTCGCCGACCGCCGGCAGAAGGTCGACAACGGCGCCTTCGAGACCGGGCTCAGGGCCCTGGTGGACGGCCTGGCTCTGCAGTTCGCGGACGGCCGGCCGCCCGCGGACGGTGGCTGA